A genomic region of Macaca mulatta isolate MMU2019108-1 chromosome 5, T2T-MMU8v2.0, whole genome shotgun sequence contains the following coding sequences:
- the CFAP184 gene encoding cilia- and flagella-associated protein 184 translates to MEGGSEHTKDPGGEGGDGESLAARPSKIKASSGPPTPPEPGELESEPEEEEEEEEEEEEEASQGGTAADEQAKTPKELTAAEAAGEEGPGEPGRPAKPQPEPEEPAEAGAEEPVQPKSGAGPEELDAEARAEELEQAAEGKEVRSQASLPLTRIGEEEAAAAPEAETERVEGEEDDEEETRRDGAESEGRAGEGRPAKSQEEGKPLGGRDEFEDLEWSEEVQKLQEQQLRSDLLDQYRSLLMERNRSQRYNLYLQHKIFEALRKKKGLEAAEVPDRGAEAEAPEKEQAYLRHLGMLEDLKKQQADDLQWYHQELGQLKQQCQEKLSRVEKEWRRFQALKKQVVMQAMGSCRMRGGRQAALREVEQILALEDKKEKEMSAVRLENVQLKQSLVHFETRMRTQEDLTQGLLLIDFEQLKIENQTFNEKIEERNEELLKLRNKVTNSVQVITHMKEKLHFMDTENACKKTQLAEIEAQVAQGRDILTKTKQAREGLRTDNIRLNQKCGLLGNDSLLRDLEEKVDKTQLLHQRLESLKRHHAGLTLSCRGVRQKIREAKAFLPS, encoded by the coding sequence ATGGAGGGCGGGTCTGAGCACACTAAGGACCCCGGCGGGGAAGGCGGAGACGGGGAAAGCCTGGCCGCGCGGCCGTCCAAGATCAAGGCCAGCTCTGGCCCTCCGACCCCTCCCGAACCCGGGGAGCTGGAGTCGgagccagaggaggaggaggaggaggaggaggaggaggaagaggaggcttCGCAGGGAGGCACAGCCGCGGACGAGCAGGCCAAGACCCCGAAAGAGCTAACGGCAGCCGAGGCTGCGGGCGAGGAGGGGCCTGGAGAGCCGGGGAGGCCGGCCAAGCCCCAGCCCGAACCCGAAGAGCCGGCCGAGGCCGGGGCTGAGGAGCCCGTCCAGCCGAAGTCCGGAGCCGGGCCCGAGGAACTAGATGCGGAGGCGAGGGCGGAGGAGCTGGAGCAGGCGGCGGAGGGCAAGGAAGTCCGGTCCCAGGCCTCTCTGCCGCTGACCAGGATCGGCGAGGAAGAGGCTGCTGCAGCCCCGGAGGCCGAGACAGAGCgggtggagggggaggaggaCGACGAGGAGGAGACACGGAGAGACGGCGCGGAGAGCGAGGGGAGGGCTGGGGAAGGACGCCCGGCCAAAAGCCAGGAAGAGGGGAAGCCCCTCGGTGGAAGGGACGAGTTTGAGGACCTGGAGTGGTCCGAGGAGGTCCAGAAGCTACAGGAGCAGCAGCTGCGCAGCGACCTCCTGGACCAGTACCGTTCCCTGCTGATGGAGCGGAACCGCTCCCAGCGCTACAACCTGTACCTGCAGCACAAGATCTTCGAGGCGCTGCGCAAAAAGAAGGGCCTGGAGGCGGCGGAGGTGCCTGACCGGGGCGCAGAAGCAGAGGCCCCCGAGAAAGAGCAAGCGTACCTGCGCCATCTGGGCATGCTGGAGGACCTGAAGAAGCAGCAGGCAGACGACCTGCAGTGGTACCACCAGGAGCTGGGCCAGTTGAAGCAGCAGTGCCAGGAGAAGCTCTCAAGAGTGGAGAAGGAGTGGCGGCGCTTCCAGGCACTCAAGAAGCAGGTGGTGATGCAGGCCATGGGCAGCTGTCGGATGAGGGGCGGGCGCCAGGCTGCTCTGCGAGAGGTGGAGCAGATCCTGGCGTTGGAGgataaaaaggagaaggagatgaGCGCCGTGCGGCTGGAGAACGTGCAGCTGAAGCAGAGCCTGGTGCATTTTGAAACCAGGATGAGGACCCAGGAGGACCTGACCCAGGGTCTGCTTCTTATTGACTTTGAACAGCTGAAGATTGAGAACCAGACCTtcaatgagaaaattgaggaacGAAATGAGGAACTTTTAAAACTTCGCAACAAGGTGACCAACAGTGTGCAAGTAATAACCCACATGAAGGAAAAGCTGCACTTCATGGACACGGAGAACGCGTGCAAAAAGACACAGCTGGCAGAAATCGAGGCCCAGGTCGCCCAGGGAAGAGACATCCTGACCAAGACGAAGCAAGCCCGAGAGGGGCTGCGGACAGACAACATCAGGCTGAATCAGAAGTGCGGGCTTCTAGGCAACGACTCACTTCTTCGGGACTTGGAAGAAAAAGTGGACAAGACCCAACTGCTCCACCAGCGCCTGGAATCCCTGAagcgccaccacgctgggctcaCTTTGTCCTGCAGAGGCGTGAGGCAAAAGATCAGGGAGGCCAAAGCCTTTCTCCCCTCTTGA